CCAAGGATCAACCCAAAACTTTACATTTTCGCCATTACCCACAACTCCACGAATCGTACCAAAAAAGCTATTGATAACCATTCTTCACTAATCTTGACCATGTACCCGGGAACCGGCTACTACAATGGAACATCTCCCATCTTCGTGTTGAACCATGAACCGCGTCAATAACCTTCCTCCATAACGCCTTGTGCTCTATTCGATATATCCACAACCATTTCAAAACGAAAGCATTGTTACACTCCTCCAACTTAGAAAGACCCAATCCACCCTCTTGTTTATCTTTCGTAACCTTGCTCCAAGTGACCCAATGAATTTTATTCTTTCCGTCACCACCTCCCAAAAGAAATCGCTTAACAATAGACTCAAGCTTATTAATCACTGCGATCGGAGCTTTATATAAAGAAAATTAGTACGTAGGGAGACTTTCAAGTACCGACTTTATAAGAATAACCCTACCGACCATGGATAGAACACTAGCTTTCCATCTCGATAACCTTTTGCCGAAAACTTCGACTACCGGGTCCCAATTAGAGATTCGGTTCATATTGGCCCCCACAAGAATACCCAAATATTTAAACGGAGTCGTTCCCGGTTTACAACCCAAACCGCTAGCATACAAAGTTACCTCCTCCATACTCTTGCCAATACCAAATAAACACGATTTATTCAAGTTGATACGAAGGCTAGAACATAAGTGAAAGATACGAAGGATCCTTTTCAAAGCTCGAAAGTTAAACTCCGACCATTCTCCCATAACCATCGCGTCATCGGCGTAAAGGAGATGAGAAATATTTGGGCCGCCATTCGGAAAAGTCACGCCATCAAACACGCCATCAAACATACCATGGTCACATGCTTTCCTGATCAAACAAGATAAACCCTCCATAACAATAAGAAACAAAAATGGCGAAAGAGGGTCACCTTGACGAACACCTTTACCTTGACTTGTTATAACTAAGGTACACAGTTACTCATTACTTGTCAGACATATAGGTTTCCTTATGAACACGGGGGCCTTCATTTATGATCTTGTTGGTTAGAAATCATATCTTGAGATTCTCTTCATACAAAATCAGATCCCAAACTCATTCCAAAATTCAACTTGAAATATAAAATATTGAAGTACAATTCTAAATTTAACGATTTCAAGTTTAAAATAAAAAGAGTACATATGAGATTTTTCTtgcgattaatgaacaaaaataAAGTGGATTGGCTGATAATTATTATCTTTTTTAgaaataatatatatgaaattACAAAATCCCGTCGGTTAAGTATGATACTATGAAATTAATGAAGACATAGGTATGTGGAATACTAAAACTCGACACACCTAATTTAAAAAGGCAGGCGATTAATATACTAGAGAAAAGATTCGCACATAATAAAATCAACTTTATTATCACACGTGATAACATAGGCATATGTATATTTacaattttataattttataatttatatttatatttataatattttaatatatacATGAGTTTTGTGATACCCAAATTATCTCTCATTTAAAGAGCATTAACATCAAACAATTAATTCAAAGCGCAATTACATCACAAAGAGCACTCACAATTATCcattctaaaaataaaataaaaaagagcACTCACAATTAGccattccaaaaataaaaataaatagtaCAAAAAAATCAATTTCACATTTATATAGTAACATTCCATGATTCGTTAACCTCTGAAAACACCGAAAATACCAGCATAGAGGAAAGACGTAGCAGATGTGAAAAAGAGAGTGAAATCCTTTACGACAGATCAACACACAAAAAAATGCATTTTGTAAGGAGAGAGTCCAACACGTATAAGTTAATGAGATTATCGGTTTTTGGCCAAAACTTTCACCATGCTGATTCTTAAGCTTTGACCCGTCAACGatattaaaactaaaaaaaatcacaacttatatttaaataattaatcctttTAAACCTAGTCACAAACAATCGTTATCATGAAACTGAAAAAACTTAACCTATCTAACTTTGTTTGCGCCATTCATTACATGTAGCAAATGTTAACGATGTATCAAAGCTTTTAAGTCTTAGCCCTCAGGTGTTCCGCTTCCTTTAAATAATCGTGAGATGGTTGATCAAGCTATTAGATGACTTATTTGGTGTAATTGTTTGACAACACTTTCTTCTTGTCGTTAAAAAAATCTAATAACCAATGATTTTAAACTTcagtaaaaaaaaaagaacatatataaaaaaaacatgatTGTATTTAACATAAACAGACAAATAAAAAGTAACAATTAAGGACTCTGCAACAGCCAACAAGAAGACATAAATAATACATGCCCTGTTTATTGTGGGATCAATAatccatttttttttttactattttttttctttttcacaaataccAATTCTTACTTGGCCACAACGTTTCGCTAATTCCTAATTTCTCTCTCAATTAATAAAAGTTATTTTTGGGTTTTAAAGAATCCACTAAAACCCTTCTTCACCAAACACATATCCAAACTGGGGATCAAGATTCTCACTTTGACTCATCAATGGCGGACGTCGACATTGAAGAACCTGCCGCTCCGATTTCTTCAAACCgatcaaagaaaagaaagaggcTCACACCGATGCTTCTAACAGGCCAAAAAGTTGAAGTAATCTTATACCCATTTCAATTTTCTCATCAAGTTTCCTTTTTTATTCATCTTTTTTCGATTTTAGGGTTCTTCATCATTGATTTGTCAGATTATGTCGCTTTTTCTTTCTGGGTTTTGTTTAAATCTTGATTTTTTAGGGGTTTTGAGGTGGGGTTGTGTTGTTTTCTTGTTTATCACTTGTTTGACTGATTGCATGTGTTGATTGTGGGTACATTGTGTTGTTTGGTTGCTAGATGTTTCTGATCGGTGGTTGTTGGGATGATCAGTTTAGgggtttggtgtgtgtgtgtgtgtgtgggggggggggtatgttTGATTTTAGAATGGTAAGAAATTTGGGGCTTCTTGAATTTATTTCTGTTTTTGTTGATTACTGGTTTTGGTTGGTTTTTTTTGTCTGTGTAAATGTGTGATTATTGAAATTGTTTCAGGTGAGGAGTATTGAAGAGGGGTTTGAAGGCTCATGGCATTCAGCAACGGTGATAGATAGTAAGAACCAAATTCGGGTGGTCAAATACGACCACATTTTCGGTGATGATGGGTCGGATAACCTTGTTGACTCTTTGCTACTTTCATCTCGTGGTCTTCGTGGTAGGATAAGGCTGGTGCCCCCTCGGTTTGACCATAATTTGAATTGTCTTCATTATGGTCAATGTGTGGATGTGTTTCACGAGGATGCGTGGTGGGAAGGTGTTGTTTTTGACCATGATGATATCTCTGATGAAAGATCGGTTTTTTTTCCTGATATTGGGGACGAACTTAGGGCCCGAGTTGAGAACATACGGCTTACTTACGACTGGAACGCGGATACGGATGTTTGGAAGTTTCGCGGAGACTGGGTTTTTCTTGAAGTTCTCGAGGAGTTAGAGGTCGAATGGCCGATTCCTGTATCGGTTAAGCAAATTTGGTATGAGTTGCGGATGAAGAAACATTTCTGGAAAGAAATTAAGGAGTGGACATGTGAGATTAAGGAGGcatggaaagaatctgttaaggaaGTCGTTTTCGATAATTTGAAGTTGATGATGGTTGAGTTTTTTGCTAGATTGCAACACGAAGGCCATCAAATATTCGATATTAACAAAAAGTTTGTCGATTCAGttctaaaaatcaaaccgtcttTCTTTACCTCTATTGGGGAGCTACCCCTTGATTCAAATCATTCGCCCATTAAAGGTAAGCTTGATGACGCCGACAACGATAATGAAAACGACGACGATGATGACATGGGTCCTCCTGGATTTGAAAAAAATGAAGTAGTTGTTGTTAGCGACCGCTTTGCGAAAGGAGGTTATGAATGGACTCAGTTACGTCACTGGTTTGAACCGGATTTAGTGGTTGAGGCTGAGTGTTGTCCCGAATCAGTCTTACAGTTCTACCAACTAAGTAGTGATAATATGAAGCCGCCACATCAGCTGATGTTGAAGGTTCGACAACATTTATTGTATCTTGGTTGGCAAGTCGAGCTCAAACGAGATAGTTTTGGTAAAAAGAAGAAGGTAAGTATTAGATACCGTTACACCGACCCCACCGGAAAACAATACTATTCACTTAGAGTCGTCTGTTCTGATTTATGTAACCGTTCATCCGAATATACCGCTTTGGAGCCGTACAAACCTCAATCTCCACCACGACCACCACGAAaacgagaaaaaatggatggTGACCCGGATTACTGTCCACAAGCTGTGGTTGACTATTATTCTATGACGTCAGAAGAAGACGGTGATTGGACAAAAAAAGACGTTGATCTTCGGGAGCTTCAGAGACGGGCAAAGAAACATCTTTTCGCTGCAGGATGGTCGATGTTTCACGTTGATGGAAAACGTAAACGCCCTGTGTACCAGTCACCAAATGGGAAAAGGTTTAATTCTATTCGGACCGCGTGCAACTTTTATATATTGGAAAATTGTTCTCAGGGGTCCGGACCATCCGGTACTTGTTCTGAGGTAAATATCGAGACGAGTGAAGTAGGAGACGGTGAAAAAAAGAGTAAAGAGAAAGGTGTCGGGAGACTCGTAATCAAGAAAAAAGACGGTGTTTTGAGCATTGAAGTAGTGGCGAAGAGAAAAGAAGCTTTCTTGAACTCCATATACAACGAAAccgaaaccgaaaccgaaaaTTCTTCTAGAAAACCACGTGTTTTACGGTCAAGCAAACGGGCCCGTGAAGATATATCTCCAATGCACCAAACCCCACGAACCGTTTTATCTTGGCTGATAGATAACTCCGTTATTATACCAAGATCGAAAGTGCAATACCGTTGTCGGAAAACTGGTGATGCAATGAAGGAAGGTCGTGTAACTCGTGATGGGATAAAATGTAGTTGTTGTCAAACGGTTTTTAGCGTCTCAAAGTTCGAATCTCACGCTGGAAGCACTTACAAACGACCTTCGGCTAACATATTTCTCGAAGACGGTAGGTCTTTACTCGACTGTCAGTTGCAGCTTAAAAGCGATCGAAATGCAAAATTACGCAAAGCTGAATCTCACAGATTGAAGGGTAATCGACATAAGTTAATAAAGGACAACGATTATATATGTTCTGTTTGTCATTACGGCGGTGAACTAGTTTTATGCGACCAATGTCCGTCTTCGTTTCACACACGTTGCTTGGGATTAACGGTAAACATTCCGTTTTCTTTAACTATCAGTCTTTAAAGATCATCAATACATAATTTGAGTCTATATTTACCATATTgttgtttttgacttttttagGAGGTCCCGGATGGTGATTGGTTCTGCCCATCGTGTTGTTGTCGGATTTGTAACCAAAACAAGTTCAGCGATTGTGAGCAAGATACGGATAGTAACATTCTAAATTGTGAACAGTGTGAAAGAAAATGTACGTAGATTCAAATTTCTTCATGGTTTGTTATATTTAGCGCGATGACTTGTATTTATGCTAGTTTGTGAACGTTTTATCTGCAGATCATGTCGGttgtttaaaacaaaaagaagGGTTTTCGAAGCTGGAGAGTTATCCCCAAGTTAACTGGTTCTGTAGTCTGAGATGTGAagaggtatatatatatatatagttaaagTTTCGGTTTTGGCAATAATATGCTACACCTGTCATAAAAGTTTTGCAATTTTTttattgagtaaaatgccattttcgtccccgaggtttggccagttttgcgactttcatccaaaggtttgtttttccgcatctggatccaaaaggttcgaactcttgccattttcatccagctcgttaactctaTCCAATTTTCTCCGTTAATTCAGGGGTATCATCGTCTtgttttgttaacttaaagggcaattcggtctttttcactttacgTACAAGCAtatagcataatgtacaagtattcaattaaagggcaatttggtctttttcactttatgtacaaaaatacccctgacttaacggagaaaaatggatggagttaacgaaccagatgaaaatggcaagatttcaaaccttttggatccatatgcggaaaaaacaaacctttggacgaaagtcgcaaaattggccaaacctcagggacgaaatgGCATTTGACtccttttttatttttaggataTTTTTTGATGGTTTCAACCTTTAATGAACATACTTACGGCACTTTTACAGATATATTTGGGCATTAACAAGCTTTTGGGAAAGCCAATTCCGGTGGGTGTGGATGATTTGACATGGACAATATTGAAACACAAAAGACCCGATGGCTCGAACAACGACACCGCACATATGGATGAAATAACCGAAAGTTATAGCAAGCTGAATATTGCTATTAGTGTGATGCATGAGTGTTTTGAACCCGTTAAGGAGCCTCGGACCCAAAGAGATATAGTCGAAGATGTTATTTTCTGTAGATGGTAAGAATAAGTTTttgattttgtatttttttaaatggATGGTAAATGGTAATCGTGTAAAATTAACCGCAGGTCGGAGCTGAACCGTTTGAACTTTAAGGGATTCTACACAGTTCTTCTTGAGAAAGATGATGAACTAGTTTCTGCAGCTACAATAAGGTAATAATATAATTACAGGCTTAGATTATTTGTTCCGTTTTATTATCTTAATTATTTAACACTTCTGTTGTATTTTGTTGTTACCGTGTTAAGGATATATGGAGAAAAAGTAGCGGAACTCCCGCTCGTCGGTACAAGATTTCGATACCGTAGACGTGGCATGTGTCACGCTCTTATGAATGTGCTTGAAAAGGTAAAATCTTGTTTTCGTATTTCCACTTTCCTTGTATGTTGTATCATTAATGCGGAAGTTATTtgatcttttttattttttttattcttttatctTCGGTTTTTTAGAAACTTGTGGAATTAGGAGTGGAGAGACTAGTTCTGCCAGCTGTCCCGAGTGTGCTACAGACATGGACTTCATCGTTCGGTTTCTCTGTGATGACCGAAGCACAAAAACTGGACTTTCTTGGCTACACGTTTCTTGACTTCCAAGGCACACACATGTGTCAAAAACTCTTGGTTAACGCTCAATCGTCTGCGGAATCAAGTATATCGAGAGGTGGGACTTTTTGTGACGTGGTCTTTTCATTCTAGTTGATTCCGGGATTTTCGAACGAATAACACGTATACGTTTATGCAGGGAATGTTTATGAGACTGTTAATGGAAGCAATGCTATGGATTTAGATGGTGTTAGTGCCGTTTCTGAAGTGTCTCAAGCGGAAAGAGTAGAGGAGAGCATGATGGTTGATCAACATTCGTTAAAGTATGTCCCCAAATTATTTATTAAAGTTAGGGCTTGTTTAACCCGTTTAATTAAACTGGTAGACCCGCCAACCCGTTTacaatttaataaataataataaaatatgcttGATAAGATCAATCCGACAACCTGTTtacgacccgtttaacccatttaacAAGTTGACAACCCATTTAAATACATGGGTTAAATGGGTCGTGTTCAGGTTACATGATTTCAAGTGTGTTCGGGTTATGGTTGATGTCTTTCAGTCCTTGACACGGATAAATATATGggtcttgttcatgttcgtgttCATCGATTCAACCCACCAACCGGATCGCCATTCCTACTGTTAGGGCTGCCAACGAACCGAACGATcatgaacaagaccttgttcgtgtctgtttgtttgttaagaaatatatgtgatCACAAACTATTCATGAACACTTAACCGAATGAGATTCtatgttcatgtttgtttgtgttcgtttattttaggcaacgaacgaaacgaatgttcatgaacacaaatggaaacaaacgaacacaaagaAGGTCATGagcagaatatataatacactaacACTTGCtatatattttatttgtcggaattctgaagtatttaaataacaaatataaatactaaaaacactaatgaactatcgaacacgttaccaacgttcacgaacataaatgaacgaatgaggcctctgttcatgtttgtttgtctaataaatgaacgaacacaaacaaacttcccgccCAACGGTGCTTAAcggttcacgaacagttcgttgaacgttcggttcgtttgcagccctgcCTACTGTTACATAGATTGAGAATTACTCATTGGGGTCATTTATTATTAAAAAGAAAGTCGCTATATCTGATTTTGCTAACAACTGTGATTTGCTAGCATCGATCAAGGTAACCAGACCAACAATGACAGCAGCTCATCGCCTCTAGAAGTTTTGGTAACTTCCACGATCCACACGTGCTTCCAATAACCCTTTTATTACCATAAACCgacaaatataaatataaatatattaataCTTGATTGTAGGTGAACCAACAATCGCAAGTTGAATATCAAAGTGAAATAAGCGTGGAGTGTACTATGGAAGCATCAAAACCGAAGGAAGATGAAAACGGCCATCTGAAATGCTACCACCGGAGGAAAATTGTTTCTTGCGAGAGTTGATGAGTCCGGAAAAAAAAAGAGAGTAAATATAAGCAGATGTCGCGCCTGCCTTTTGAAAAACGAGATTAAGTTAAGTTGGTAAGGTGTTTATTAGATGTAAAGTAAGCAGTGAAATGTGTAGAGTCGGTTTTCGTATCTATGTACAGCTTGTTTCTGGATGTGATCATGCCCGTCGAGCTCCgaattttgggtttttttttctttggATATGTTGGTGCTTACGGTTTTAGCATGGCGAGTTATGCATTGTGTTTAAAGTTGGTGTCCTTGTGTCGGGATTTCAGGTGTTAACTTATGTTTGGATCATGCTACTGAAAATTCTGTTTCCCCTTTTTACTGATCTGAAAGTCAGTTTGATTCTTAgttcaaaattttttaaaaagCCTGTTTTCTGGAAACGAACCCGGTTTGCAAAAAATTATTTGCTTTTGAATTGAACTGAAATGATCttacatttatttatattttcatGTATGAGGAATGGCTCAAGTTGAGCTGTTCAACGAGTTGAGTCGAGCCAGCCTCGGCTAATATCCGAGTATACACCTGGCAAACAACGCTTTCACACATCACTTCAAACATGTGGCCCTATCGTTAATGCACCGATTTGAAAACGATCGTTGTCTAGTCTTCCACCTTTGGATAGGGGTAGCGACATGAGCGCAACACATATATTTTGAAGCTCGTCCTTTTAACACTCGGGAACACATGCTCTCTAACAAGCTCAGCCACTTTCTCCATCTTCTGAGTAAATGCACCCGACTCCTTTTGTTGTGTCCTCAGGCACCTTCGCTTATGAATGGGCGAATGACAATGGGATGGGTGTTGATAATCTCAATCTCATATCGATTGTAAAATTGTGTCTCATGCTTGTTAGGTAATCACGGCCTTACCGGACCCGTTGGTTTTTATGATTAccaacaattatgtgactatacCAAATACAAGAAACATAATGTTAACATCATAAAAATCAACATAATTCCTCAACTTCCACGGAAAATTCTTTTAAATAGTTTTAGTATATTAAAGTTCCTGAATATGTAAAAAAACACAAAATGTAAACTAATTTTGTTATATTAAAATccatacaatatatatataggggtggggttctagagtgaatactagtgtatttgcgaactgagtgaacaaatcctggccattgatctacacacgtgtatggccaggatctcaccatcaaatcgtaaaatacactagtgtatttcaacaacAAATCCTGGCctatgatctacacacgtgtatggccaagattagttcactcagttcgcaagctacactagtgttcactcttgaacctaatcctatatagggtgtgtatatatatatatattccagtTATATTAAAGTCCATACAATATATATTTATGGGAAAATGTCACATAAATGTAACTAAGTTTGTCAAGTGTTTCAATTAAGTCATTCAAACTTTTCTTGTGTCTCTAAACTAACTAAACTTTAATTTAATGTTCTAATGATGCGTAATTACTAAGTCATCAGGTtactatttatttttaatttttttgccTCTTTTTTAACCACCTAGAAATTAGGGATGAATATAAtactaatattataaaataatgtAAATCTGTATGTGTGCCGTAGGTTTCTTTTCAAACAAACGAGACTTGTTCTTTGATCTTAAAGATCACTACACCGTCGGCAATTCGACGCCTTTCGCCCGCCACTCGACGCCTCTCAAAAGATCCCCCGCCACCAGAATTATCAGAATCCAGTTCTGAACCGTAGGGGCAGAAAATTCCATCTCCTCCGCTACCGCCGCCCGCCATCGTCGGCTTTAAAACTGGTCCTTGCCGGAATCAGGCGTGATCGGTGGAAGTCCAGTCAAGGAgagaaataatttttttaaactttGTGGTGGAAGAACCCTCACTGGTGGCGGTGGAATACGGTGGGTGATGGTGGCACCGGCTTGCCCACAACTAGTTCTTTCAATTTTGTAAAATGTAACATAGGGGACTAATAAATGATGAATAAGGTGGAAATTGATgtcaaaaatataaaataaaaagagGGAGAATTTATAGTATAGCCATGACGTTCTCCACTGTGTACGTAGGATGAAGAAGAAGCATAATAAAAGGATAAAGAAGAAGCATAATAAACAGAAAAAAGTCTTGTTAAAAAGATGACGAAATAAATTTATGATTAGAAAAACAACAGTCCAGTTAATCATGtcatttattttagtgtttgagAATGGAGTCTTATAGGTTTTTTCCTaatcaaattaaaaaaattaattataataatgaaACCTGATAACATCATCATTGTTACCTGTAAACCTGATAATTACATAGTATTAGAATATTAAATTAAAGTTTAGTGACATTAGAGAGACAAAAAAAGTTTCAGTGATTTAATCTTAATCGGAATATTTAACAAACTTGGTTACATTTCTATAAAGTTACCCCTTTCTTCACACGTATTTGACAACCTTTTCCAATTTTAGATCTTTGTTAGCAAACCACCCTCATTTCTCAATTTCCAAATGCACCAACACGTAGGAGTGCAAACGAATCAAACGTTCGGCGAAGAGTTTGTGAAccgttcggtgggaagttcgtttctattcgtttgtttattaaacaagaaatttgttcgtttagttaaatgttAAATGAACGAATATGAACAGAGACCacattcgttcatttatgttcgtgaatgttcggtaacgtgttcgtttgtgttcgattgtctttgatagttcattagtgtttttgttttatatttgatttaaatacttcaaaattctgacaATAAATATAAGAGTCGTTTATTATACATTTTGTTCATAAATGCTTGTTTGTGTTAGTTGTGCTTATTTGTGTTCATCAAAGTTCGTTTTCATTCTTTGcttaaaattaacaaacgaacacaaacaagtaTATTtctttaacaaacgaacacgaacataaaatctcgttcggtaagtgttcatgaacagtttgtAAACACATGTATTATTTAACAAACAAATACGAATACGGTCTTATTCATGTGTTTGGTTCTTTTGCAGCCCTACCAACACGCTACATTACCACCTTGTACTTACCACACAATTTGAGCGACTTATGCAATTCCACCAAAACCCTGAAGAGATAATTCTGATTTGAAGGATTATACAGTTAGTTAATATATGTTAAAGATAATTCAAGTTAGCTGGTGATAAAAATAATTTGGTTTATTTATTTGGTTGGTTTGAATTATCTGTTTATTAGATATGTTTATCTAGTTAGTTTATTAAATTATACAAATAGAGTTTGAGTAGGGCTTAGATTAGTTTATGTTATTTATATAGGGTTACTGAATAATCATTTGTGTTTGGTTTTGTATGTTTGTTGGCTAAAGGGTGTTAggatcatggttgggacatgatttgccaTATAGGAACATGAATGAAAGGCTACACCATTCCCTTGCTTGATCCACCATGGTCTGCGTGGATTAAACCATAGCAACCAtcgtcctcctttccatttttcaagaaATCCTTTCCTTTTCCATTAgataaagataaattaaaataaataagaggatagtggtttgggtaatgaccacacccttaggcaGGGCGTAGGAtttaaggggcggggaggggcgcccgaccccccgaacttttcgttcagtagtgttatatatgtacgtttcgtataggattttgtaggtatatacgttttcgaccccccggttttataaaaaaatttaggtatatacgttttcgaccccccggttttataaaaaaataggtatatacgttttcgaccccccggttttaatttctttttatttatatagcccaaataaaatatttaattagcCCAAATATTATAGCCCAAATAATTA
The Helianthus annuus cultivar XRQ/B chromosome 6, HanXRQr2.0-SUNRISE, whole genome shotgun sequence genome window above contains:
- the LOC110876465 gene encoding uncharacterized protein LOC110876465 — translated: MEGLSCLIRKACDHGMFDGVFDGVTFPNGGPNISHLLYADDAMVMGEWSEFNFRALKRILRIFHLCSSLRINLNKSCLFGIGKSMEEVTLYASGLGCKPGTTPFKYLGILVGANMNRISNWDPVVEVFGKRLSRWKASVLSMVGRVILIKSRWNKYPATVVEVEELIECHHMVSSVRLNGNEDMWVWNQRSDGEYSVKEARKWLKGNEPREDSYVYSWCKWIPNKCNIFMWKASLDRLPTQSALRRQNVQVGDGLCVFCGETEESVDHLFSGCRVACGVWIALAKWCKIP
- the LOC110878911 gene encoding uncharacterized protein LOC110878911, translating into MADVDIEEPAAPISSNRSKKRKRLTPMLLTGQKVEVRSIEEGFEGSWHSATVIDSKNQIRVVKYDHIFGDDGSDNLVDSLLLSSRGLRGRIRLVPPRFDHNLNCLHYGQCVDVFHEDAWWEGVVFDHDDISDERSVFFPDIGDELRARVENIRLTYDWNADTDVWKFRGDWVFLEVLEELEVEWPIPVSVKQIWYELRMKKHFWKEIKEWTCEIKEAWKESVKEVVFDNLKLMMVEFFARLQHEGHQIFDINKKFVDSVLKIKPSFFTSIGELPLDSNHSPIKGKLDDADNDNENDDDDDMGPPGFEKNEVVVVSDRFAKGGYEWTQLRHWFEPDLVVEAECCPESVLQFYQLSSDNMKPPHQLMLKVRQHLLYLGWQVELKRDSFGKKKKVSIRYRYTDPTGKQYYSLRVVCSDLCNRSSEYTALEPYKPQSPPRPPRKREKMDGDPDYCPQAVVDYYSMTSEEDGDWTKKDVDLRELQRRAKKHLFAAGWSMFHVDGKRKRPVYQSPNGKRFNSIRTACNFYILENCSQGSGPSGTCSEVNIETSEVGDGEKKSKEKGVGRLVIKKKDGVLSIEVVAKRKEAFLNSIYNETETETENSSRKPRVLRSSKRAREDISPMHQTPRTVLSWLIDNSVIIPRSKVQYRCRKTGDAMKEGRVTRDGIKCSCCQTVFSVSKFESHAGSTYKRPSANIFLEDGRSLLDCQLQLKSDRNAKLRKAESHRLKGNRHKLIKDNDYICSVCHYGGELVLCDQCPSSFHTRCLGLTEVPDGDWFCPSCCCRICNQNKFSDCEQDTDSNILNCEQCERKYHVGCLKQKEGFSKLESYPQVNWFCSLRCEEIYLGINKLLGKPIPVGVDDLTWTILKHKRPDGSNNDTAHMDEITESYSKLNIAISVMHECFEPVKEPRTQRDIVEDVIFCRWSELNRLNFKGFYTVLLEKDDELVSAATIRIYGEKVAELPLVGTRFRYRRRGMCHALMNVLEKKLVELGVERLVLPAVPSVLQTWTSSFGFSVMTEAQKLDFLGYTFLDFQGTHMCQKLLVNAQSSAESSISRGNVYETVNGSNAMDLDGVSAVSEVSQAERVEESMMVDQHSLNIDQGNQTNNDSSSSPLEVLVNQQSQVEYQSEISVECTMEASKPKEDENGHLKCYHRRKIVSCES